A genomic stretch from Pieris napi chromosome 18, ilPieNapi1.2, whole genome shotgun sequence includes:
- the LOC125058794 gene encoding DNA/RNA-binding protein KIN17 isoform X1, whose amino-acid sequence MGGKAEKGTPKYIANKIKAKGLQKLRWYCQMCQKQCRDENGFKCHTMSESHQRQLLLFADNSSKYIDDFSKEFADGYIELLSRQFGTKRVNANKVYQDYISNRDHLHMNATQWETLTEFVKWLGREGKCVVDETEKGWFVAYIDRDPATIAALEAKAKKEKMDKDDQERMLEFIQKQVEKGKKDKVDEEPKYTEFKRESSQEKLTLNLNLKRKTEEKKVDLPKATLFTKTKEPSKESSKKQKIDSKSALDEIMEMQEKQKERANRKDYWLTEGIIVKIVTKSLGDKFYKRKAIVENVVDKYGAQVKLIDENVKLKLDQNHVETVIPSANRPIRFVNGAYRGLRGVLRDIDTDNYCCTVEVSEGPLTGRIVKNVQYEDISKLAT is encoded by the exons ATGGGTGGAAAAGCAGAAAAGGGTACTCCTAAGTACATAGCAAACAAAATTAAGGCGAAAGGCTTGCAAAAACTTCGTTGGTATTGTCAAATGTGCCAAAAACAGTGTCGTGATGAAAATGGTTTCAAGTGCCACACAATGTCTGAATCACATCAAAGACAGCTTCTGTTGTTTGCTGATAATTCATCCAAGTACATAGATGACTTTTCAAAGGAGTTTGCTGATGGGTACATTGAATTATTAAGTCGACAGTTTGGTACCAAACGCGTGAATGCCAATAAGGTCTATCAAGATTATATATCCAACCG AGATCACCTACATATGAATGCTACTCAGTGGGAGACCTTAACTGAATTTGTCAAGTGGCTGGGACGTGAGGGTAAATGTGTTGTTGATGAAACGGAGAAGGGATGGTTTGTGGCATATATAGACAGGGATCCAGCAACAATTGCCGCACTGGAGGCAAAGGCCAAGAAAGAGAAAATGGATAAGGATGATCAG gaAAGAATGTTAGAGTTTATACAAAAGCAAGTAGAAAAGGGAAAAAAAGATAAAGTTGACGAAGAGCCAAAGTACACAGAATTCAAAAGAGAAAGCAGTCAAGAGAAATTAACActtaatcttaatttaaagAGGAAAACAGAAG AAAAAAAGGTGGACTTACCAAAAGCAACATTGTTTACTAAAACAAAGGAACCGAGTAAAGAATCATCgaagaaacaaaaaattgaTTCAAAATCAGCCCTAGATGAGATTATGGAAATGCAGGAAAAGCAAAAAGAAAGAGCTAATAg AAAAGATTACTGGCTAACTGAGGGTATTATAGTGAAAATTGTAACCAAATCCCTTGgtgataaattttacaaaagaaaagcGATCGTGGAAAATGTTGTTGACAAATATGGCgctcaagttaaattaattgatgaaaatgtcaaattaaagTTGGATCAG aatcaCGTGGAAACAGTGATTCCGAGCGCGAATCGTCCCATACGATTTGTGAACGGGGCGTATCGTGGTCTACGAGGCGTTTTACGAGATATAGATACTGATAATTATTGCTGTACTGTGGAG gTGTCAGAAGGTCCCCTTACGGGGAGAATAGTGAAGAATGTACAATACGAAGATATCAGCAAATTGGCGacgtaa
- the LOC125058794 gene encoding DNA/RNA-binding protein KIN17 isoform X2, giving the protein MGGKAEKGTPKYIANKIKAKGLQKLRWYCQMCQKQCRDENGFKCHTMSESHQRQLLLFADNSSKYIDDFSKEFADGYIELLSRQFGTKRVNANKVYQDYISNRDHLHMNATQWETLTEFVKWLGREGKCVVDETEKGWFVAYIDRDPATIAALEAKAKKEKMDKDDQERMLEFIQKQVEKGKKDKVDEEPKYTEFKRESSQEKLTLNLNLKRKTEEKKVDLPKATLFTKTKEPSKESSKKQKIDSKSALDEIMEMQEKQKERANRKDYWLTEGIIVKIVTKSLGDKFYKRKAIVENVVDKYGAQVKLIDENVKLKLDQNHVETVIPSANRPIRFVNGAYRGLRGVLRDIDTDNYCCTVEVSEGPLTGRIVKNVQYEDISKLAT; this is encoded by the exons ATGGGTGGAAAAGCAGAAAAGGGTACTCCTAAGTACATAGCAAACAAAATTAAGGCGAAAGGCTTGCAAAAACTTCGTTGGTATTGTCAAATGTGCCAAAAACAGTGTCGTGATGAAAATGGTTTCAAGTGCCACACAATGTCTGAATCACATCAAAGACAGCTTCTGTTGTTTGCTGATAATTCATCCAAGTACATAGATGACTTTTCAAAGGAGTTTGCTGATGGGTACATTGAATTATTAAGTCGACAGTTTGGTACCAAACGCGTGAATGCCAATAAGGTCTATCAAGATTATATATCCAACCG AGATCACCTACATATGAATGCTACTCAGTGGGAGACCTTAACTGAATTTGTCAAGTGGCTGGGACGTGAGGGTAAATGTGTTGTTGATGAAACGGAGAAGGGATGGTTTGTGGCATATATAGACAGGGATCCAGCAACAATTGCCGCACTGGAGGCAAAGGCCAAGAAAGAGAAAATGGATAAGGATGATCAG gaAAGAATGTTAGAGTTTATACAAAAGCAAGTAGAAAAGGGAAAAAAAGATAAAGTTGACGAAGAGCCAAAGTACACAGAATTCAAAAGAGAAAGCAGTCAAGAGAAATTAACActtaatcttaatttaaagAGGAAAACAGAAG AAAAAAAGGTGGACTTACCAAAAGCAACATTGTTTACTAAAACAAAGGAACCGAGTAAAGAATCATCgaagaaacaaaaaattgaTTCAAAATCAGCCCTAGATGAGATTATGGAAATGCAGGAAAAGCAAAAAGAAAGAGCTAATAg AAAAGATTACTGGCTAACTGAGGGTATTATAGTGAAAATTGTAACCAAATCCCTTGgtgataaattttacaaaagaaaagcGATCGTGGAAAATGTTGTTGACAAATATGGCgctcaagttaaattaattgatgaaaatgtcaaattaaagTTGGATCAG aatcaCGTGGAAACAGTGATTCCGAGCGCGAATCGTCCCATACGATTTGTGAACGGGGCGTATCGTGGTCTACGAGGCGTTTTACGAGATATAGATACTGATAATTATTGCTGTACTGTGGAG gTATCAGAAGGTCCTCTTACGGGGAGAATAGTGAAGAATGTACAATACGAAGATATCAGCAAATTGGCGacgtaa